The DNA region CGTATATGAAGGACCGGCGCGCGGCGCCGGGTCCGCCAATGCAACGGCGGCTGCTCCGGCAGCACAGGCCAACGCCACCAATGCGACGGTATCCAAGGCGCCGGAGACGCGCGGCGTGTTTTTTGCTGACCAGGATTTCCTCAGCGACGACTTCATCGTCATCGGCGGAGACAAGGACCTGGCGCGCAACAGCCTCAACTGGCTGCTGGAGCATGAGTCGTTGATCAGCGTGAACAAGCCCAGACCCGTGGCCGCGTTCCTGGTGATGACGCCGCTGCAGCGCGCGGTGATGACCTATGTGCCTGTGGTGATCGCGCCGCTCGCGTGCATCATCCTGGCTATCGTGGTGGCGATGCGCCGCCGCCGTCCGCGGTATCAGCGGAATCCGGGCAACTCAGGCAAGGCGTAGGGGGAGCGCAGAACATGCGACGCGTGCTCTACCTGACAATTCTGGCTGTGGCTGTGTGGGTTCTGGCGGTGTGGCTGCCTGGCGAGACGCCCCAGAAAACCGAGCCCGGCGTGCCCGAGCCCTTGGGCGGGGAAAGCGCCGTGGATACCGGACCGTGGATTGATTTTTCCGACGGCGCCGTGGACCGCGTGGTGATTCGCAAGCCGGCCGGCGACGTGACGCTGTTCAAAAAGGCCGGCGAGTGGTTCGTGACCCCGCCCGGCGGGCAGACGGTGCGGGCGGAGCGCGACAAGGCCGAGGCCCTGACGGCGTTCCTGCGTGGCCACCCGCCGCTGCGGCGTCTTGCAGTGGACGGCGAGGACTTGGCCGGGTATGGGGTGGACAACGCCACACGAGGTATTAGTGTCTTCGCCGACGGGATGGAATTCTCCCTCACGGTTGGCGGAATGAACCCGACCGGAGACGGTGTCTACGCACTGGCGGACGGTCCGGCCCCGGAGGCGGAGTTGCAGGGCCCGGCAGGCCGGAACCACGGCGAAGTCCTGCTGCTGGACTCATCATACGCGAGCCGTCTGGCCGGTAGCGCGGATACGTTTTTCGATCTCCGCGCCCTGGACATGAACCGCAAGGCCCTGGCCTCCATCCGCCTGGAGGGACCGGGCGAAGGGAAGCGGGCCGAGCGCTGGGAGATTTCATTTGACGCGGACAACGCCACCCAGGCGTCGTTCACGTGGCCGGAGACCTTGAAGAGTAAGGCCGTTTCGAATATGGAAGCGGACTCCTACGCCACGCGTCTTCTCGATCTGAAGGGGACGCGGTTCTTCGAGCCCGCGGCGCAGGCGGGCATTGTGGAAGAGCCGGTCTTCGATATATACGTGCGGCGTCGCGGCAACGACACGCCGGAGCGGCTGGCTTTCTCCGTGTACCGGCCCAAGGACGCCGATCCGCTGGACGGCACCAACGCCACGTTCGTGCTGCAGTCGGACTGGCAGACCATGCCGATGGTTGTGGCGGCCAAGGATGTGGACGCGATGCTGCGCACGGCGTTCTCCCTGCGCGAGCGGTCCATCATGCATTTCGCCGCGCACGACGTCACGCGCATCGAAGCGTCGTATGTGGAGCCCGGACGCGGCGTGCAAAACGCCACGGTAGAGCGGCAGGACAAAGTCTGGATGCTGGACGGTCCGGACGGCGGCCATAAGCTCGGCGAGCTGGGCATGGCCGTCTGGAAGCTGGCGGACCTGCGCTACACGGACGAGCCGCGGGATGTGCTGCCGGCCGACGCCCGCCGGTTTCTCGTGCTCCGGGTGTTCGACACGGGGCTGGACGTGAACGGGCTGCAAATTTTCTGGTACGAGCTGCCTTCCGGGGTGGGCACGCTCGTTTCTCTTGGCGGGGACGATGGTCCCTGGTACCCCGTGGGCGAGGGCGGACAGCGCCTCGCCGATGAACTGACCGGTCAACTATTCGAGGAAGGCGCGGCCGCAGGGCCGGAGGACGCTCCGGAAAACGCCGCGAACGCTTCCGCAACATCACCATAAGGAGCCAGACATGGCACGTATCACAGTTGAAGATTGTCAAAAGCAGGTGGACAACCGCTTCCTGCTCGTCCAGATGGGCATCAAGCGTGTCCAGCAGTACCGCGAGGGCTACGAGGCGCTCGTTTCCTCGAAGAACAAGGAAGTGGTCAACGCCTTGCGCGAGATTGCCGACGGCAAGGTGCTGGTGGTTGAACCCGAAGCCCCTGAAGAGGCAACTGCGTAACCGGACGCCATGGACACGATGACTTCCAAACGCGACTACTACGAGGTGCTGGGCGTTTCCCGCGAGGCGTCCGAGGACGAGATCAAACGGGCGTACCGCAAGCTCGCCTTCGAGAACCACCCGGACCGCAATCCGGACGACGCTGAGGCCGAGAACCGGTTCAAGGAAGCGGCAGAAGCCTACGAGGTGTTGCGCGATTCGCAGAAGCGCCAGCGCTATGACCAGTTCGGCCACGCCGGCGTGGGCAACGGCGGTTCCGGCGGCTTCGGCGGCTTCAACTCCAACGAAGACATTTTCAGCGCCTTTGGCGACATCTTCAGCGAGTTCTTCGGGTTCGGCGGCGGCGCTCGCAGCCACGGCCCCAGGCCGCGCGCCGGCATGGACCTGCGCTACAATCTCACCATCACCTTCCGCGAGGCGGCCAAGGGGGTGGAGCAGACCATCACCATTCCCAGGGACGAACCCTGCGAGGAGTGCGACGGCAGCGGCGCGGCTCCCGGTACCAGCCCGGAGACCTGCAAGCACTGCGGCGGCGCCGGGCAGATCCACCAGTCCCAGGGCTTCTTCCGCATCGCGGTCACCTGCCCGGTGTGCCGCGGCGAGGGTGTTGTCATTACGGATCCCTGCCCGAAGTGCCGGGGACGCGGCACCAATGCGGTCATGCGCGACCTGAGCGTGCGCATTCCGGCCGGTGTGGACGACGGCAGCCGCCTGCGCCTGCGCGGCGAGGGCGAGCCCGGAGAGCACGGCGGCCCTCCCGGCGACCTCTATGTGGTCATCCATGTGGAGGAGGACAAGACCTTCGAGCGCCAGGGCCAGGACCTGGTCTACGCCACCTCCGTTTCCATGGTGGATGCGGCGCTGGGCAAGAAGATCGAGGTGCCCACCCTGGACGAGCCCGTGACCATGGAGATTCCGCGCGGCACGCAGTCCGGCGAGGTTTTCAAGCTCAAGGGCAAGGGCCTGCCGTACCTGGGCTCCGAGCACAAGGGCGACCTGCTGGTGGAGGTTACGGTGAAGACACCCTCCCGCCTGAGCAAGAAGCAGGAAGAGCTGCTGCGCGGGTTCAAGAAGCTCGAAAAGAACAAGCCCATGAACAAGGTGAAGAACTTCTTCAAGAAGGAAGACAAGGCAGTGGGCGACGAGGAGTAGAAGCGGCCTCAGCAATGCCCGTGCATCCTGTGGCGGCGTCAGGCTCACTCCGCTCGAAGGTCGAATATTGGTGTATGCACTCCCTCCGCGCGGAGTTCGCCTTCCTTGCCATAGAACACAATGCCTATTGTTGAGACGACTTCATATTTGTCCCGATCCGGCTCTTCCACTCCATCGTACCTGGAGCCAACCCGAACCCAGCAGGTACCCATGTCCGGATTCTCCCATATAGATGAGCAGGGCCGCGCGCGCATGGTGGACGTTGCCGGCAAGAACGTGACCCAGCGCCGCGCCATCGCCGGCATGCAGGTGCGGCTCTCGGCCGAGACATTCCGCCTTCTGAAGGAGCAGGCCCTGCCCAAGGGCGACGCCATGGCCACGGCGCGTATCGCCGGCATCCAGGCCGGCAAGCTCACGGCGCAACTCATTCCGCTGTGCCACCCGCTGCCGCTCAGCTTCCTGGACGTGTCATTCGGGTTGGACGAGGCGCGCTCCACCGTGCTGGTGAAGGCCGAGGCGCGCACGGCCGACCGCACCGGTGTGGAGATGGAGGCCATGACCGCGGCCTCCGTAGCCGGCCTGGCCCTGTACGACATGTGCAAGGCCGTGCAGAAGGACATCGTGCTCGGCGAGCTCAAGCTGCTCTACAAGAGCGGCGGCAAGAGCGGGGAGTTCAAGAGCCCGGAGTGGGCCGAGTGGGAGTCCGTGGGCGAGTAGAAACCGTCTCCACAATGCCCTTGTGCCCTGCGGCGGCGTCAGGCTCGCTGTTGTATATGCTTCTCTCCGCGCAAAACCTCGCCCTCCTTGCCGCAGAACACAATTTCAATTGTGGATGCAGTTTCTGAGAGCTGAAAATCATATTGATTTTTCAAGGTGAAAGGCGGCTGTCCCGATTGGGGCGGCCGCCTTTTTTCGTGTGCTGGGGGCTGGCGGGGGAAACCAGCCGGAACCGCTTCCCCGCGGTGTTCACAGCATGTCGCGGGTAACGTTGCGTTGCGACACAGCCATTCAACGCTACCCAAAGGAGCGAACCATGCCCGCGATAAACCTGAGCCCGCCACTGTTGACCGATAAAGATGAAAAAATCTATACGAAGAATCCGTTTGCGAAAAGGCGCTGGATAGCCAACCCCGGCGCGTGCGAGATTTGCCGCAAACGGGATGGCCATATGTACAACTACCATGATGTCCCAAAGCGGCCGCATCCGAACTGCAAGTGCCGGGTAGAGGCGGTGGAGGCAGAGCAAACGATACAGCAGTATGTACCTCCCGATAGAATTCCATGGCCGAATTATTCGGTGAACATCAGAGGGACTGCCATAATGATGACAGTTGGAGAAGGCGGCGATGCTTGTTTTCTGAGGTGTAATGTTTCAACAGCATGCATCCCTGAAAAACGCGTGGCAGATAATTTTATTAAGGGGAGGCAATACAATGGTGTATATAAGGCTACGTTGTTTGGGCCAGCAATTTCAGCGACGTTATTAGGAGGTACGACCTCTCAAATAGAGTTGTATCCGACATGTACATCATGTGACTATAAAACACCCCTGCATGCTATGGAAGGATGGGCAAATGTGCTTGTAGGAGGATGGGCGTTCGCGGGGAATGGGCATAGTGCAAGTATATTTACTCTGGGCGCTACAAAAAGTACGTCATGGAAAGGTCATCAAGATGGTGTTGAAGTCAGCATTGGGTGGTATGGTGGCTGGGGCTATATTGAATCTTATACATCGTTTGAGTGCGGGTATTCATGATGTGTAAAAGAGCAAAGTACAATGCAGCTGTTGGGCTTATAGCTGGGGTATATATTATTCCATGGCTCCTTGGGGACGCGTGGAACTACCTTGTTGGTCCTGTTCTGGCGATGTGGATAGGTGTTCTTTGGATTGTTGCGTCCAAATACGAGAACGACTCGAAAATTGCAGAGTTCATTGTTTGGTCGACATATATCCCAGGGATTTTTGAGTTCACGAAGTTTCATAAACTTTTCGGCTCGCTCCTGATCTTCTTTGGAGCTTTGTTTCTTTGTTTAAACTATCCAGAAATTGCAGGACTTGCGTTACTGTACAATGTGTATTGGTCGATACTGTACCTCGTTGCCATAATTGTTGTAGGCGGTTTTGTTGCTGCGTTGATTCTATAACAACTCTCGCTGCCGATGGGAGCGGACCAGTTTGCCCGATTGCGGCTCTGGCCTCTGCTCTCGTCATAGAGCTCACCGCGCTCGGCGCAGTGGGGAGCGTCGTGGCGATGGAAACGGCGCTGGGGCTTATCTGGGATGCGCTGCCGTATTTGCCGCCGGCGGCAGCGAGGTTTGTGCTGCAAAATGCGGACAAATTTAAGGATGGACTAGACTTCGCGGGGGGCTTCATGCCGGGATTTTCAGAGGGTCTGGGCGGCATACCAGCTTTTGTAAAAGAAGTGATATTCCGCTTGAACAATTCCTCTGAAGAATAGACTTAAAAAGGCAAGATAAGGTTCAAGATGGGAAATATGTACACAAAGAAAAGGAGCTACTGGGCATTAATGGGGGTTCCTTTCGCGTTGTATGGCGTGCTGATAATCATAGATCCGGTGTATTACAGTGGGAAGTTCCAGATGGTAATTGATCTCCATGGAATAAATTATATCCTGGGGCCACTGCTAATTGCTGTTGGATCAGTACTAATATGGCGTTTTTTTGTTCCCCAGAATGTACAGAGATAGTATTCACCTGACACTCCGCCCCTGGCGGGGTGATGGTTATGCTGCTTCTTCGATTGTTTCTGCCTCTGCCTCGTCGTTTACGATGCCGTCCAGGAACGCCTGGTAGGGCACTCGGCCGTTCATGCCGCGACCCTGGTGGGTGCGTTCCCGGTTATAGTGGTTCAGGTAACTATCCAAATCCTCTTGCATTTCCTCCACCGATTCGTACCACTTCTCGCGGCCCTTGATGCGGAAATGTTCGTCGAGCAGCGTCCGATGCAGCCGCTCCACGAAACCGTTGCTTTGCGGCCTCCGAACCTGTGTCGTGCGATGTTCAATACCTTCTAATTGCAGGAACAATTCGTACGGATGCCTGTCCGGTCGACCGCAAAACTCGCGACCATTGTCCGACAGAATCGTGGAGATGCGCGCGGCGTGCTCCTCGAAGAACGGCAGCACGTCTTCATTCAGCACGTGAACCGCGGTGACCGGCAGCTTGGTGGTGTAGAGTCGGCCCCAGGCGTAGCGGCTGTGGCAGTCGATAACAGACTGTAAATACACGCGTCCAACGCCTTTGAGCGTGCCCACGAAGAAGGTGTCCACGGCCACGAGGTCGCCGGTGTGGCGCGTCTCGATGTGTCGGTCGCGGAACTCGGGGCTGAAGCGCTCCAGAACGCGAATCTGCTCGTCCGAGAGTTCGAGGCGCTGCGCCCGCACGCTCTTCTCCAGCCGTAGCAGTCGCTCGTGTCGGGTGAGCAAGCCGTGCCGGCTCCAGACGCCGCGGACGCCGCCGGAGCTGACCTGAACGCCCTGCAGGACAAGCTGTTGGGCGACGCGGAGCGG from Oceanidesulfovibrio marinus includes:
- the rpoZ gene encoding DNA-directed RNA polymerase subunit omega; the encoded protein is MARITVEDCQKQVDNRFLLVQMGIKRVQQYREGYEALVSSKNKEVVNALREIADGKVLVVEPEAPEEATA
- the dnaJ gene encoding molecular chaperone DnaJ translates to MTSKRDYYEVLGVSREASEDEIKRAYRKLAFENHPDRNPDDAEAENRFKEAAEAYEVLRDSQKRQRYDQFGHAGVGNGGSGGFGGFNSNEDIFSAFGDIFSEFFGFGGGARSHGPRPRAGMDLRYNLTITFREAAKGVEQTITIPRDEPCEECDGSGAAPGTSPETCKHCGGAGQIHQSQGFFRIAVTCPVCRGEGVVITDPCPKCRGRGTNAVMRDLSVRIPAGVDDGSRLRLRGEGEPGEHGGPPGDLYVVIHVEEDKTFERQGQDLVYATSVSMVDAALGKKIEVPTLDEPVTMEIPRGTQSGEVFKLKGKGLPYLGSEHKGDLLVEVTVKTPSRLSKKQEELLRGFKKLEKNKPMNKVKNFFKKEDKAVGDEE
- the moaC gene encoding cyclic pyranopterin monophosphate synthase MoaC encodes the protein MSGFSHIDEQGRARMVDVAGKNVTQRRAIAGMQVRLSAETFRLLKEQALPKGDAMATARIAGIQAGKLTAQLIPLCHPLPLSFLDVSFGLDEARSTVLVKAEARTADRTGVEMEAMTAASVAGLALYDMCKAVQKDIVLGELKLLYKSGGKSGEFKSPEWAEWESVGE
- a CDS encoding IS481 family transposase encodes the protein MTTKRKVARRKMSLLELATELGNVSKACKIMGYSRQQFYEIRRNYQTFGAEGLLDRLPGPRGPHPNRVDEAVEQAILDYCLAHPTYGPLRVAQQLVLQGVQVSSGGVRGVWSRHGLLTRHERLLRLEKSVRAQRLELSDEQIRVLERFSPEFRDRHIETRHTGDLVAVDTFFVGTLKGVGRVYLQSVIDCHSRYAWGRLYTTKLPVTAVHVLNEDVLPFFEEHAARISTILSDNGREFCGRPDRHPYELFLQLEGIEHRTTQVRRPQSNGFVERLHRTLLDEHFRIKGREKWYESVEEMQEDLDSYLNHYNRERTHQGRGMNGRVPYQAFLDGIVNDEAEAETIEEAA